The following nucleotide sequence is from Sphingomonas swuensis.
GCGTGGATGGCTGCTGCCCGGGCGGCGGCGCCGGCCTGGTCAAGTCCGGAGTTGGCGGGAACCGCGGTTCCGTCGCTGACCGCCGGGATCGAGTCAGGGGCACCCGGACGCCGATTGCAGTCGATGACCAGCCGCGAATAGGTCTGGTGGATGAATGTCGCGTCGAGCCGGCTGGACAGCGCGGTCCCAAGGGCGCCGATCCCGATATCCACCGCGATGTGCCGTGTGCGCTCCTTCTCGTCGAGGCCGAGATCGGCAAGGAGGCGCGGAATGCGATTTCCGGCATGGTCGCCAAGCAGCAGGAACGGAGAAGGTGCCCTGGGGTTCAGCACATTGACGGGTGGCGGCTCATCAACAGCCAAGATAGGAGCGACCGGTGACGCTGCCACGGTGGGCCGATTTTGCATGACGATACTGACCATTTCTCATGTGACGCGCTACACTTACCGGCAGCCCGTGGCGTTCGGGGAGCACCGTATATTTGTCCGTCCGCGCGAAAGCTATGACCAGCATCTGCTCGAAGCGCGCTTGGATATCACGCCCGAACCCGCAGAATTGCGCTGGACCCAGGACGTGTTCGGCAATTCGCTTGCGCTTGCCACCTTTGATCGCCGGGCAAAGGAACTGCGGATCGACAGCTGGATCCGGATGAAGCACGACCCTCTGCTGACCGACGAGGTCGAGATCGAGCCCTACGCGCGGCGCTATCCCTTCGGTTATTCGCCCGACGAACTGCCAGACCTGCTCCGCTCGATGGAGCGCCAGCACAACGATCCCGAGCGGATCCTCGACCATTGGGCCCGGGCATTCGTCAAGAAGAGCAGCGAGACCGACACGCTGGCGATGCTGAGCGCGATGACCAACGCGATCCGCCGTGAC
It contains:
- a CDS encoding transglutaminase family protein gives rise to the protein MTILTISHVTRYTYRQPVAFGEHRIFVRPRESYDQHLLEARLDITPEPAELRWTQDVFGNSLALATFDRRAKELRIDSWIRMKHDPLLTDEVEIEPYARRYPFGYSPDELPDLLRSMERQHNDPERILDHWARAFVKKSSETDTLAMLSAMTNAIRRDFTYLPRAEKGTQSPIETLQKRQGTCRDFAVLMIEACRALGLAAHFVSGYLYNPKGTSGRIGGGSTHAWVRIFLPGSGWVEFDPTNGIVGNAGLIRVAVARDPAQAIPISGTWSGFPSSDLGMAVTVDVTLDDSAQSVSPAIRATAVRK